The DNA segment CAGCGTCGGGATCGGCCCTGTTGGCTGCATGGTTCGGTGTCTGGTCAAGTTTTTCAGTCGCCTCATTCAAGGTGATAAATGCCTGAGCTTTCAATATTAAAATCCCTAATTCTCGGAATACTTCAGGGCGCTACCGAATTTCTTCCAGTCTCCAGTTCCGGGCATCTGGTGATAGCGCAAGATCTCCTTGGGGTCAGACTCGAAGGGGCTCAGATGCTTGCATTTGATGTATGTCTGCATCTCGGGACTTTGTTTGCGGTAGTGGCGGTCTTCTGGCGCGACATAATTGAAATAGTCGTTGGAATATTCAGGCCGACGATGACCAGTATCGATATTGGGGGGCGTCGTCTTTTTCTTCTTCTCGTCGTAGGCACCCTTCCTGCGGTTGTCGCGGTTTGTCTGTTCAGAGATATATTTGAAAATCTGATATCGAATTCGACCGCTGCCGCCACCATGTTGCTAGTCACCGGAACATTTTTATTTCTGACCAGATTTGCCAGGGACTCCGGAGCTCCGCTTTCAATTTGTCGCGCGGTCCTTATAGGCATTGCGCAGGCCTTTGCGATAACCCCTGGGATATCGAGATCCGGCGCCACGATTTCGGCTGCTCTCTTTTCAGGGATCAGCCGCGAAAAGGCGGCGCGCTTTTCATTTTTGCTGGCTCTTCCAGCGATTCTGGGGGCA comes from the Myxococcales bacterium genome and includes:
- a CDS encoding undecaprenyl-diphosphate phosphatase, producing MPELSILKSLILGILQGATEFLPVSSSGHLVIAQDLLGVRLEGAQMLAFDVCLHLGTLFAVVAVFWRDIIEIVVGIFRPTMTSIDIGGRRLFLLLVVGTLPAVVAVCLFRDIFENLISNSTAAATMLLVTGTFLFLTRFARDSGAPLSICRAVLIGIAQAFAITPGISRSGATISAALFSGISREKAARFSFLLALPAILGAFILHIDELAVLSFDLLLSVFAGTAAAAVTGFFCIKWLLRIIVRGGFTSFGYYCWAVGISVIIYKVVSDVM